GGGAAGTTCCGGCTCCCCTGGCAGCAGACCTGGGAAGTGATCTGCGAGGAAGCCCTGGGCGCACAGGAGGGGAAGGACTCCCTCTCGGGCACGGCACGTTACAACTACCGGTCCGGCTTCGACCGGTGGTGCGAGAGGTGGCTCGATGCCCTGATGCGTCTCACTCCTGCCGAGCAGAACAACCACGCCTCTCCGGTAGCGGCACAATGGGCGCGTGCATACGACGCCCTGGAGCGGGCGATCAAGCGCGATCTGCAGGATGAACCGTGGGTGGTCAGGCTGGCCGATCGACTGCACCACGCGGGGCGTGGGCTGGTCACCGGCATCGCTGCTTCCATGGCCGAGCCGGTGGTCGTGGCCTACGGCGGACGCGAGGTGATCGACCTGCCGTGGCCTGCCCAGTACCTGCTCTGGACCCGATATCCAGCCGGCGTCCGCCAAGCCGGCCCCAGCCGACACCGCCTGACGGCAGTCCCCCGGCTCTTCACCGCCCTCGACGGTCTCTCGCGCCGCTCCCTACGAGTGATCGGCGACACCGAGTGGCCCGACTCACCCGCCGTGTACCAAGAAGCCATCGACCAGGTCTCCAAGGCCGCGCTCTCGCCCGACGCCCACTGCTGGTGGAACACCCCAGCAGCTGGGCGGCTCCCACACCTTCTGTCCATGGCACGCGCAGACGCCGCATCCGCGCAACAGCAGGCACAGCGCGCCCAGGCACCCTGGGCGGTAAGACGACCACACGTTCGGGCCCAGCTGGCGAAACACCAGGAACGTGCAGGACATGGATCACTCCCAGAACTTCCCATCCCACGCCATCTCTCCGCCTGACACCACCAGGATCAAGATCCGGGCCAGTTCCGGTCCAACCCCTGCCGAGGAGGCACACCACCTGCCGTCTCCGCTGGTCAACGTGGGTTCGACATCTGTACCACCAGCACACGAAGAACCTGCTGGTCAGCTACTCGCCGAAGAAACTCGGCTTCTTCTGAGCGTCTTGGGCGAGACGTACCAGGAGGCGCTTGGGCAGCCGAGATCGCGAGCCATGGGGCGGTGTGCAGCAGACGGCACGTCCCTGCAGCCAGTTGCAGTACGGGGGCGGCCGCCTTGGGGCTCCCATGGCCCCTTGGCCAAGGCGGGTCACCATGTCGTGGCGACCGTTCTCAGGGGATCCACGTGTCGCCGCGGCGGCCGTAGTCGGTGGTCAGGAGCAACCGCCAGTCGGCCCGGCTTCCGTACACCGTCGCGTCGGTCATGGTCCGGACGGTCACACGCGCCGTGCCGCCGTCGAGGTCGAGCGCCGTGTCCACCTCGTCGATGGAGTGGTAGACGAACTGCCCGGCCTTCATCTCGGCCAGCCACTCTGCCTCGGGCTGCACGTATCCCGTCATGTGGGTGAGGGTGAAGGCCTCGTCGAGCAGGTCGTCGAGTGACTGTGTGTCTCCTTCGACCATGGCGTCCAGGTAGACGTGGTGGGCCTGGAGAATGTCCTCCCGGTCCGTCTGACTGGGGGTGGGGGGCACGCTGACTCCTTGTTGCGTGGCGGGCGTTGCGCGGGGGCCCGGACTGTCGCCAGGCTGCGGCGCGTGCCCGGACGGCGTCGAGGTCGTCGCGGACCCGCTGCGGCTCGGCGTCGAGCGGCATGTTCGCCTCGTCCCGTACCGCGTCCAGGGAGCCAGGCGGGTCCTGGTCCAGCGCCGCGAACAACGGCCCCAAGTCGCTTGGTGCGTCTTCCTGTTCGGCCACCAGCTCGAAGGTGTGACCGGCCGCCTCGGGAGCGGTGAGCGCCGCCACCAGGACCCGTGCGATGTCGGCGCGCGCGATAATTCCGTCGGCGGGGCCACCGGAGCGGCGGCGGTCGCCCTGGAGGAACACCAGGCGCTGCTCGTCAGGTCCGTTCATGTCGAACCAGCCCGGTCGCACGATGGTGTACGTGAGACCACTGGACCGCACAAGACGCTCCGAGCGGCGCTTCCACTCCAGCAGATGGCCGTAGCTGCTGCTGCGGGTAGTGGCCCCGATGGAGGTCTTCAGCGCCAGGCGGGGCCGCGCGCCGTCCAGGGAGGCCAGGGCGGTCAGGACGTTGTGTACGCCTGCGTAGTCCACCGTCTCCGGCGAGGAAGCGCCGGTGCCGAAGGAGCCGAGGGTGAGCACGATGGCGTCGGCGCCGGCCACCGCCGCGGGCAGGGTCTCGGGCCGGGTGATATCGCCGACGACAAGCTCGGCGTCGGCGGGGAACAGCTGGCCCCCTTCGCGCTGTCCCGCACCAGGGCCCGGACGGCGTGTCCGCGGGCGACCGCCTCGGCCACCACGAGCCGTCCGATGCTGCCGGTGGCGCCGACACCAGCACGGTCAGGGGCGGCGCTGCCATGTTCGTTTCCTCCTCGCCAGGGCACGGGTGGGATGAGCGCCCATGCCGTCAGTCTCACTCGGTCATCGCGATCGCGCGCTGTGCGTCAAGCCCCCTGCGGGTGGTGTTGCCGCAGGTCACTCCCGTAAGAGGTCGGCTCTCGGCGCCCTCGTACAGCGTCCACGGGGGGGGCCGGTCATGCCTGCTTCGGCTTCGCGAAGGTCGCGCCGTCGATCACGAACCGGTAGCGGACGTCGGAGGAACATCGACGTCTTCAGCTTCGATGGGCCCTGGTCATGCACAGCCGCTTCGGCGTGTTCACCTTCATCGCGCCCTACCTGGAGCGGCTGGGCGTGGGATCGTCCGTGGTCGGCGTGGCCCTGACTGTACTCGGCGGTGCCGGCATCGTCGGAGTGAAACTGATCGGGCGCCTGGGACAGCGTTCCCTGATGGCGGGCATGGTGACCGCACCCGCGATGATCATCCTTGCGCTCGCTGCGCTGCTGGTCGCTCCGAACTCCCTCCCGGTCATGTTCCTGATCTTCATCGTGTGGGGCATGGGCTTCTCCGCCACCGTCCTGCTCTACCAGCAGACACCACCGGCCTCCACATGGCCCTCGCGGCAAGCACGGGTGCCATGGAACCAGTCGGAGCCGGGGCCGTTCACGGAACGGACGTAGATGTCGTCGGCTACGCGCACGACCCAGATCGCGCGCGGGCTGCTCAGCCCGCCGTCCCGGCGTGGTGACGCGATCTCCAGCTCCTCGGCGGCTCCGACGCGGTCGAGCTCGTCGGCGGTCCGGGTGGTGGTCGTGGTTCATCTCCTCGTGCGTCGTACGACTACTCCTGCAGGGCGGGTTTGAGCAGGACGGCGGAGATCTGTCCGGTCGACCGGCAAGTTTTTGAAGAGGATGGCGGGCCGGTGTCGGGGGGCGTCAGCCGTGCTTCCGCAGAGCCCGGGAGAGGCGTTCGCCGAGCGTGCGGTCTATGCCCGATGGGGAGTCGATGCCCAGGGTGGCCGCCAGGTCGCGGACGTGCAGGTCGGCCAAGGCCTCGGTGAGTTCGGCGAACGCGTCCGCGGCGGCCCGGCCGCGACGGAGGCCCGCGGCGACGGCGGTGATCCCGACCAGGGCGGCCGGCCACCACCACACGCCCATCACCAGATACCCCGCGCCCCAGGCGCACAGGCGCGCCGCCGCGCCGAACCGCACGCGAGCGGCGTGCAGTTCGGCGCGGGTTCCGTCGGCGGCGAGGAGCCATAGGTGGGGCCAGGCGGCCGCCAGGTCCAGGCGGTATATGCCCCAGAGCCGTTGCCCGGGTGCGGCAAACCGGTCGCCCACGCCGAAGGGGTGGCGTGGCGCGGCAGCCGCGATACGGTCACGGTCGGCGAAGTGGCCCTCCGCGAGGCCGGCGAGCCTGTCGGCGTCATCCGCCCCGGCGATACGGGCCCGGCCCGCCGTGACCAGCGCGGCGCGGAACGCGGCGTCGGCGGCGCGCCATCGGCGCAGCCGGCGGTCGGCGAGGCGCCGCAGCAGGGGCCCGCGGGGCTCGGCGCACCAGAGGAGTTACGAAGAACCTGCTGGTCAGCTACTCGCCGAAGAAGCTCGGGTTCTTCTAGGGGCATGAAAAGTGGCGCCCGAACTGGGCCACGGCACGTTGTCAAAGGGCCCCACCGTTCGCGGTGGGACCCTTCGAGACGTGCTCCATGTCAGTCGGCGGCCTGCCCGTCCGTTCCCGCCGTGACGGGTTCTTCCGGTGCCGACGGCAGGCTGCGTAGTCGGCTCACCGGGGACAGGACGAGTGCGATCAGCACGGCGGCCGAGGCGATCGCCGCCACGGTCAATGCACCCCGGGCACCGATCCGGCCGGACAGCAGGCCCGCGAACAGGCCACCGAGTGCTCCGCCGCCGAACAGCAGGGTGCGGAAGACCGCCGTCATCCGGCCCATCATCGACTGTGGGGTACTGGCCTGGCGCAGACTGACGATGACGACGCCGGCGACGCCGAGCCCGAGGTAGGTGATGAAGAAGGAGAGGACGAACATCCCCACCATCACCGGCCGGGGGCCGGCGGCCAGGACGATCAGCATCGGGCCGATGAGGAGGGCCGACTGCGCGACGAGGTAGACAAGGCCGAGCCGGAAGCGCCGGATCACCTTGCGGGAGATCGCCGCGCCGATCAGACCGCCCACGGAGGCAGTGGCGAAGATGCCGCCGAGGACCGTCGAGTCCAGCTGCAGGTCCCGTGCCCCGTACAGCAGGAACATCGTCCACACCGTGACCATGGAGAAATTGCAGCAGAACCCGATGAGCGCGAGAGACCGCAGCACCGGGTTCTTCAGGACCCAGCGCAGACCGTCCCTGAGCTCGGTCGGCACGTGTCGTCGTGCGGCCGGGAGCCGGGGTCCTGGCTCGGGGGTGCGGATGAGGAGCAGCGAGACCAGGGACACCAGATAGGAGAACGCGTTCACGATCAGCGCCACGGGTGCGGTCAGAGCGCCGATCAGGACACCGGCGAGCCCGGGTCCCGCCACGTCGGCCGCCGATGAGCTCATCCCCATCTTGGCGCCGGCTTCGACATAGTGCTGGGGGTCGCGTACGAGTGTGGGCACGTACGACATCCAGCTCACGTCGAACAGCACCGAGGCCACGCCGACGGCGCATGCGATCACCAGGAGCGAGGCCATGCTCAGCGCGTCCGTCCAGTACAGGACGGGCACGAGGGCCAACAGGATCATCCGGACAAGGTTGGCGCCGAGCATGATCCGCCGGCGCCGGGCGCGGTCCACCCACACCCCGAAGACCAGGGCGAGTCCGAGATACGGGACGAGTTGCAGGAAGCGCAGGACACCGACCTGCTCGTCGGTGGCGTCGAAGGCGAGGATCGCGGTCAGGGGTAGGGCGAGATTCGTGACCTGGGTGCCGAGGAGCGAGATGGTCTCGCCGAGCCAGAACTTGAGAAAGTCGCCGTTGCGCCAGAGGCTGTCCGGGCTGTCCGGGGCCGGTTCTACGGTGCGTGTCTGCGTGGCGGTCATCGCCGTCCCCGGCTGAGGAGGTCCGCGACCGCGTCGGCGACGTGGTCCACCTCCTCCTCGGTGTTGTAGTAGTGCGGCGACAGGCGCAGACACCATTCGATGCCCTTGTCCGCGAAGTCGAGCTGCGCGAACTCACGGAAGCTGAGTGCCGAGTTGATGGAACGGGCGTCCATGGCCGCCTTGAACGGCTCCGGCTGCCAGCCCTCCACCTCGAAGGTGACGAGCGCGGCGAGACGCCGGCCACGGTCGAGCAGGCGCACTCCGGGGATGGGTTCGAGCCGGTCGCGCAGCCGGGCCGCGAGCATCGGTGTGCGCTGCTCGATGGCCTCGATGCCGACCTCGCGGGCATAGCGCGTCGCGGCGGCGCTGCCGAGCACCGTGGCGTACGGCAACTCCCACTCCTCGAACCGGGTTGCCGTCCCGACGGGCTCGTAGCCGCCCGGCTCGGTCCAGCGGGCGCCGTGCATGTCGATGAACAGCGGCTCGTAGCCCGCGCGCAGGACGCGATCGGAGACGTACAGGAATCCGGAGCCGCGCGGCCCGCGCAGGAACTTGCGGCAAGTGGCGGTGAGGAAGTCGCAGCCGATCTCCTCCACGTCGAGGACGAACTGGCCCACCGACTGACAGGCGTCGACCAGGTAGAGCAGGTCCAGCTCACGGCAGTGGCGGCCGATCTCGGCCACGGGCGAGACCAGACCCGAGTTGGTGGGGACATGGGTGGCGGACACCAGGCGCGGGCGGTGGGTCCGCATCAGCGCGGCCATCGCCTCCACATCGACCCCGCCCTCGGGTGCGTCGGGCGCGTGGACGATGCGTACACCGAATCGCTTTCGCAGGGACAAGAAGGCGATCTGGTTGGAGACGAAGTCGTCGCGGGTGGTGAGGATGACGTCGTCGGCCTCGAACGGGATCGAGGACAGGGCGTTGGAGTAGGCGTGGGTGGCGCTGCCCGCGAAGGCGATGTTGTCGGGCGTGGTGTTGATGAGGGCGGCGATCTCCGTGTAGAACTCGCGGACTTCGGCGGCTCGGGCGGCCGACGCCTCGTAGCCGCCGATCCGCGCCTCGAGGTTCAGCTGGCCGACCATCGCGTCCAGGACCGGGGCTGCCAGCAGGCCGGAGCCCGCGTTGTTGAAGTGGATGACCTGTCGGCACCCCGGGGTGTCGGCCCGCAGAGCGGCGACGTCCAGCTGAAGTGCTTCCGAAGCGGAGCTAGTAGCGCTATTCTTCTCTGTCATGAACGACGGTAGCACTTCTGGGGAGTTGGCCGACAGTCTCCGTACGCGGCTCTCCCGGCTTTCCCCCGGCGACCGGCTGCCGAGCAGCCGGGAGCTGATCAAGGAGTACCGGGTCGGCCCCGCGACCGTGGCGCGGGCCATCGCCGCGCTGGCCGCCGAGGGCGCGGTGGTGACCCGTCCGGGCAGCGGTACGTTCGTGGCGCAGCGCACCCGACTCCACGGCGAAGCCGCCGCCACGGACACGGACTGGCAGACGGTCGCCCTCACCGACCGCGCCGTAGACACCCAACTGATCGCCGACCCGCTCGGCCCGCCGCCGGCCGGAACGATTGCGATGGACGGCGGCTACGTGCACCGCTCGCTCCAGCCCACCCGGGCCCTGAGCGCGGCGCTCGCGCGGGCAGCACGCCGTCCGGACGCCTGGGACCGCGCCCCGGCCGGCGGACTCATGGCGCTGCGCACCGTGTTCGCCCGCATCGTCGGCGGCAGCGTGGCGCCGGAGGACGTGCTGGTCACCGCAGGCGGACAGAGCGCCCTGTCGATCGCGTTCCGGGCCATCGCCGGGCCCGGCAGCCCGGTCCTGGTGGAGTCCCCCACCTATCCCCGGGCCCTGGCCGCCGCCCGCGCCGCGGGGCTGCGGCCCGTCCCGGTACCGCTCGACGCCGACGGCCTGCGGCCCGACATGCTGGCCGACGCGTTCGCGATGACCGGCGCGCGACTGCTGTACTGCCAGCCGACCTTCCAGAACCCGACCGGCACCGTCCTTGCACCCGAGCGGCGCCGCCAGATCCTCGACGTGGCGCGCGCCTCGGGCGCGTTCGTCATCGAGGATGACTTCGCACGGCACCTGGGACACGGCAGCGCCGTGCCGCGGCCGCTGGTCGCCGACGACCGCGACGGCACGGTCGTCCACGTCACCTCACTCACCAAGCCCGCCGCACCGAGCCTGCGGATCGGGGCGCTCGTGGCCCGCGGACCGGTCATGGAACGCATGCGGGCGGTGCGCCTGGTCGACGACTTCTTCGTCACGCGCCCGCTCCAGGAGGCCGCGCTCGAAGTGCTCAGCTCCCCGTCCTGGGAGCGGCACGTACGTTCTCTCGGTACGGCGCTGCGGGAGCGGTGCGCCGCGCTGGCCGCCGCGGTCACGCAGGAGATCCCCGGCGCGACCTTGGCCGGGCTGCCCACGGGCGGACTGCACTTGTGGGTTCGTCTGCCGTCAGGTGTGGACGACACGGTCCTCACCGCCGCCGCCCGGCAACGCGGCGTCGCGGTGAGCGCCGGCAGCCGCTACTTCGCCACGGAGCCGCCGGCGGCTCACCTGCGTATCGGGTTCGCCACGACGGCCGATCACGCCGAACTGACCGAGGGCACACGTCGGCTGGCAGCCGCGCTTGCGGATGTCGGCCCCGGGCAGGGGTGAGGCACACGACTCGACTACGTCGCGGAGCGCGTATCGACACCGGATCGCACTCCTGACCAGCGGTCATCCGTCTTCGGAAGCATCCAAGGCCGGGGAGAATGACCCCCCGATGGGGAACGGCCGGGGAGGATCGCCCGCATGAACGGGCAGCACGGCAGAAGGGCCGGAAAGGCGGATCGCCGCAGGTCGGACCACATATACAGCCGATTTCCGCAGGTCAGCGGATCTGGGGAGAATGCGCGGCGCTGGGGAGTGGACGCCTCCTGCCGACCCGCTCGCAGTTCTGCGGCCACCACGGGAACGGTCCCCACAGGCAAGGCTGAGAGTCGGGGGTCACCGAGGGTGCCAGGCGAAGCCCTGCCGACCGTTCCCTGGATGCTGTTGACTTCCACGCGGGGCATCACACACAGGGAGGGCCGGTTGGAACCGAGGAGTGCAGCGGCTGCGGGAATGGACTTCCCGTACACCGCACGTACGACGTGCTACATCGAGGTCCACGAAGACGGCAGCGTGACGCACGGGGCTGACCGTGCTGCCTACGAACGAGCTCTGGCCGGCAGCTCGCGGCTCTTCGCGGTCTGGCCCGGCGAGTGGTCCAGCCACTTGTTCGTGATCGACGACCTGGACGAGTACGCCAAGGCTCACGGTATCAAGCACGACGAGGAGCGGACCGGCCTCAAGGAACACGTCCACGAGGTGCGGTGGGAAGAGACCTCGTACGGGAACGACAATCCCCGCAGCCCGTATCTGAGCATCGACGTCTCGCTGGACTGCGGCTGCACGATCCACAACATCCGAACCTTCGCGGCCCAGATGAAGGCACAGAGGGGATGGGACGTCGCCACCAGCGTCGGCTGGGGCAGCAGCGGTGGACCGCTCCGGCGAGGACGAGGGGTCTGTGAACCGGCGGCACAGCTCAACCGTGTCGACCCGGGACATCCTCGCCAACGTCCTGATCGACGTGGGACGGCACGCGAAGGCTGCTGCTCTCCTCGACCGCTGCGTCCACGACTACCGGCGCGTCTACGGCCCGGGGCACCCCCGCCAGCGGGCCGCCGAGGAGAAGCTGGCCTGGCTACCGGACGACACCCGGTAGGGCAACACCGGGCGGCCCGGAGCCACAGACCGTATCGGCCCCGTTTCTCCACCCACCCGGAGATGCAGGCGCAAGGGATCTCGGCGCCGGAGACGTAGATCGCTCCTGCGTACCTGCGGGCGAGGCGTCATACCAGGTCCAGCCGGCCACACTGACCGGCGTCCCGACGCTCGACGCAGCCCCCGAGCACCTGGTGCAGGTGGCGGCGACGGCCGTCCTCGAGTGATCGCCGAGGGCACGGCCGAGAGGCGGGGGGGCGATCGCCGATGGCAGCCTGGGCCCATACGGGATCTGCGAAAGGGACTACCCATGATCACCACCGACTTCGCCCCCGGCTCCCCCTGCTGGCTCGACCTCGGTGCTCCCGACGTCCCCGCCGCCGCGGCCTTCTACGGCGCCGTGCTCGGCTGGGACTACGAGCCTATGAGCGGCGGCGGAGAGGACATGGAAGGCGGCATGTTCCGCAAGGACGGCAAGATCGTCGCCGGCCTGGGCAAGCTCACCGAGAAGGGCGCCCGCTCCGCCTGGATGATCTACTACAGCGTCGCCGACGCGGACGCCACGACCGAGGCCGTCGAACGCGCCGGCGGGACCGTGCGGGTCACACCGACGGACCTCGACGAGTGGGGACGAATGGCCCAGTACAGCGATCCGCTGGGGGGCCAGTTCGCCGTCTGGCAGCCCGGCACGAACAAGGGCGTCGACCTGGTGGACGCGCCGGGCGCGCTGTCCTGGACGGAGCTCTACACGAGCGACGCCGCGGCCGCCCGGGAGTTCTACGGCAGCGTCTTCGGCTGGCAGTACGCCGACATGGAAATGCCCGGCGGCGGAGGCACGTACACCCTCATCACCCCCGCCGGCCTGCCCCAGGAGCGCATGCAGGGCGGCCTCATGGAACTCCCCCGGGAGCATCTCGCCCTCACGGGCGGCCGCCCGTACTGGCACCCGGTCTTCGACGTCGTCGACTGCGACGCTGCGATCGCCAAGGTCACCGAGAACGGCGGCAGCATCCAGATGGGCCCGGACGACGCCGAGGACGTGGGCCGCCTCGCCGTCTGCCTCGACCCGTCCAACGCCGACTTCGTCGTCCTGACCCCGACCCCGAAGTGACCGAGGGCCGCTCGTCGTGGCCGGCGCGCGACGAGCCGCACACGGTCCCTGCCGACGGAACCGTCGGGCTGTTCGAAGCGCCGGCTTGGTCGCTCCGGCTTCCACGATGCCCGCGTACGACGCGACGTGATACATCCTCGCGCACTTGCTGCCGGTCGACCCGACCGACGACACCGTGCTCGTCCTCCCTTCCAGGAGAGCCGGCCGGTGCTCGTACTCGTTGCCGTCGCGCAGTACAGCGGCGGGCAGGCGGGAGACCCATGCCTCGGGCACGCCGGCGGCGGCCACCGCGGTGCGCGCTCCGCGTAGTGCCACGCGAACGGGTATGCGCAGCGGATGGGTGCGGTTACCGGGATCGGAGTGAGTACGCGTACTCACATGACCCGCGCTCGTACGCTCGAGGGAAGATGGCACCGCAGACAGGCCCTGGGCTCCGGGCTGAGGTTGGCCGGCGGCAGCAGGCGCCACAGCACCGGCTCTGCCGCCGGCGGACCAGGCGCTGCTGGTCGCCGTGTACTACCGGACGAACCATTGGCCGCAGTCGAACCCTGCCCTCCTCGTCGCGACAAGCACCGGACCGATCGTCCAGGGCGTCAAGTGGGTGTGTGGGCGGTTTTGTTCGTCGTGGCGCCGTCTTCGTCCTGGTCCTCCGACGCAGCAGGCTGTTGCGGAGTGGGAGGGGTGCGGACCAGCAGTGCGACCAGCACGGCCAAGGTGCCGATCACGGCGCCGACGCCGAATCCCCAGCGGATGCCCGTGGCCAGGGCGCCGGTGGCGCCGGCGCCGTCGGCTGCCGCCGTGGCGGCGTGTCCCGACATGACGCTGATGACCAGGGCGGTACCGGCGGCGGCCGCGACCTGTTGGAGCGAGCCCAGGATGGCGGAGCCGTGGGGGTAGAGGTGCGGCGGCAGTACGGACAGGCCGGAGGTGAAGACGGGGGTGAAGACGAACGCCATGCCCGCGCTCAGGGCCACGTAAAGGGCGAGCACCAGCCACGGCGAGGTCTGTTCGCCCGTGAGGGCGAACAGTGCGAGGCAAAGCGCGGTGAGTGCGGCTCCGGGTACGACCAGGCGTGGTGCGCCGAGTCGGTCGTAGAGCTTGCCGACCTGCGGTCCGAGCAGGCCCATGGTCAGGCCGCCGGGGATGAGGAGAAGCCCGGTCTGCAGTGAGGTCAGGCCGCACACCTCCTGCAGATAGATCGGCAGCAGGATGAACGCACCCATGAGGGCCATGAAGGACAGGCACATCAGGCCCAGTGCCACGGAGAAGTGACGAAACGTCAGGGCGCGGAGGTCCAGCAGCGGTGTGGACGAGCGCTGCAGTGCCAGCTGTCGCCATGCGAACAGGCCTACCAGCACGGCGCCGGCCAGGGTCGTGGCCGCCGGAGACATGGGGGCCTGGGCTGCGTTCCCGGCACCGAGCCCGCTCAGGCCGTAGACCAGGGCGCCGAAGCCCGCTGCCGCCAGGGGGACGGACAACCAGTCGATCGGGCCGGCCTGCGGCTCGCCGACGTTGACCAGTTTGCGCCGACCGAATATGGCCATGGCTCCGGCGATGGGCAGCACGGCCAAGAACAGCAGGCGCCATGTCCCCAGCTGCAGCAGCACGCCCGAGACCGCAGGGCCGAGGGCGGGCGCGACGGAGATGACGAGGGTGATGTTGCCCATGACACGGCCGCGGTCGTGCGGGGGCACGAGGGTCATCAGCGTCGTCATGAGCAGCGGCATCATGACGGCGGTGCCGCTGGCCTGGATGACGCGGGCGGCCAGCAGCACGGGGAAGGCGGGCGCGGCCGCGGCCAGAGCCGTGCCGGCGAGGAACAGTGCCATGGCCAGGCCGAAGGCGGTCCGAGTCGTCACCCGCTGGAGGAACCACCCCGTCACCGGGATGACGACGGCCATGGTGAGCATGAAGGCCGTGGACAGCCACCCTGCGGCTGCCGCGGTGACCTCGAACTCGCGCATGAGCCGCGGGATCGCGTTGACCATGATCGTCTCGTTGAGGAGGACGACGAACGTGGACAGCACGAGAATCCGCAGCACGGCGGTGACGCGGGCGGGCGAGAGGGTGGGTGTTGCGTGTGGTGCGAGCATGGCGCCTTCCGTCAGGTGAGTGCCCTCCGCACGTGGGCAGGTCACACTGGCAGACCGCGGCGCCGGGAAGAACTCATCGGTGTTGTCCGATCCTGTCGGTGTCGCCGCCCAAGCTCAAACCATTTTGCCGACCCGGAACGGCCAAGCCCAGGAAACCGCCCTGTACGTCACCCCCGGCGTGGGGGCTGCTGGTGCGGGCCTACATCTTCACCCGTCGCCGTCGGAACTGACAGGCGGTACGTCGACCGGCACACCCCCGCCGCGCAGTGACTCGGTTCGCTGCACAGCCGGTTGCCACCGCCTGGCGTGCGGCGACCGAAGAGGTGAGCATGGGGCACCGTCGCGTACGAAGTCCACGAACTCGGCCAGCAGCCTCGGGTCCGCGCCGCCGTGCCCGCCGTCCCCGGCCCGCACCTCGACCGTCAGGTCCGCGTCCGACCCGGCGTCGGAACTTCAACTCACGTGCCGTCTGGGGCCGGGAATCCGCCGTCCCCACTCTGTCTTGTCCGGTGATCCAGGACTCGACATTTGGCACAGCGACACGCACCCTACTGGTACCAGGTCAACCCCCGAAGGACTTCCGGAGCCGACCACTCCTCACAGTGGGCCGAGCACTGCACCTCGCAATTGCCTATGAGGACAAGTGCCAGTACGTGCTCCGTGTCGGCAACCTGATCACCGCCCACCATGCCGACCCGGCCATTACCTCGAAGAGGCCGTCGCCTCAGTCCCCGCCGACAAGGTGCTGGGCGGCACCCTGCACAGCCTGACCGCGCACCCGATGGGCCGGACCATGGACATGGACACCCTGCACAAGGCCAGGCAGGCCCGAAACTGGATCGCCTACGAAGGCGCCTCGATCGGCGCCATCTGCTCAGTGGACCGCGACCTCGTCATTCAGCACACCGTCAAACCGCGTGACGCCGTCACGGATCTCGCGCTCGGCGACAACATCATCTCGCACTGGTGCAACGGCCTGACTGAACCGCACGAC
The sequence above is a segment of the Streptomyces sp. NBC_01255 genome. Coding sequences within it:
- a CDS encoding DHA2 family efflux MFS transporter permease subunit → MLAPHATPTLSPARVTAVLRILVLSTFVVLLNETIMVNAIPRLMREFEVTAAAAGWLSTAFMLTMAVVIPVTGWFLQRVTTRTAFGLAMALFLAGTALAAAAPAFPVLLAARVIQASGTAVMMPLLMTTLMTLVPPHDRGRVMGNITLVISVAPALGPAVSGVLLQLGTWRLLFLAVLPIAGAMAIFGRRKLVNVGEPQAGPIDWLSVPLAAAGFGALVYGLSGLGAGNAAQAPMSPAATTLAGAVLVGLFAWRQLALQRSSTPLLDLRALTFRHFSVALGLMCLSFMALMGAFILLPIYLQEVCGLTSLQTGLLLIPGGLTMGLLGPQVGKLYDRLGAPRLVVPGAALTALCLALFALTGEQTSPWLVLALYVALSAGMAFVFTPVFTSGLSVLPPHLYPHGSAILGSLQQVAAAAGTALVISVMSGHAATAAADGAGATGALATGIRWGFGVGAVIGTLAVLVALLVRTPPTPQQPAASEDQDEDGATTNKTAHTPT